The following proteins come from a genomic window of Gimesia sp.:
- a CDS encoding HAMP domain-containing sensor histidine kinase: YELLELIDSEIERISSITHQMYQLYRPSSHDATTFSLSRAIEDVVCLSQPAAAKAGVTIDCESDQEEIQVTLPEGEVKQILLNLIQNAIQASPKGSAVRLEVGAGDATVSVAVIDQGEGIQPSDLPQIFDPFFTTKVGDSKQGMGLGLSVSRSLIEAMGGTIEVASQPGEGAVFTANFPVADPPGNR; this comes from the coding sequence TTACGAACTGCTGGAACTGATCGACAGTGAAATTGAACGGATCAGTTCGATTACCCATCAGATGTATCAGCTGTATCGCCCCAGTTCTCATGATGCGACGACCTTTTCATTATCGCGTGCGATTGAGGACGTTGTCTGTCTCTCGCAACCCGCGGCTGCGAAAGCTGGTGTCACGATCGATTGCGAATCGGATCAGGAAGAGATCCAGGTGACGCTGCCTGAAGGGGAAGTCAAGCAGATCCTGTTGAACCTGATACAGAATGCGATCCAGGCATCCCCGAAAGGGAGTGCTGTTCGTTTAGAAGTGGGGGCCGGTGATGCTACTGTCAGTGTGGCGGTGATCGATCAGGGGGAGGGAATTCAGCCGAGCGATCTGCCGCAGATCTTCGATCCTTTCTTTACGACTAAAGTTGGAGATTCAAAGCAGGGGATGGGCCTGGGGTTGTCGGTGTCACGAAGTCTGATCGAGGCGATGGGAGGTACTATCGAAGTGGCCAGTCAACCGGGAGAGGGGGCTGTCTTCACGGCGAACTTCCCGGTGGCAGATCCTCCCGGGAATCGTTAA